In Kangiella koreensis DSM 16069, a single window of DNA contains:
- a CDS encoding M13 family metallopeptidase — MKKLLISSVCLAVLAACNSGTEEQKANQEAAKQEVTEQTSTTTTQAEQELVSGIDKQHFDHSVRPQDDLFLHVNGKWLKEFEIPADKSNYGAFTMLAEQAREDVQAIIEDAANSNAEKGSDAQKVGDLYQSYMNEELLEELGTKPLQPELDKIAAIKDLSDLSEYIAYAQMVSEAPFSTYVYIDARQPDTYITQMSQNGLGLPSRDFYLKDDEKSEEIRQKYVEHVAKMFDLAGVENGEEKAKAVMAIEMQIAEKHWPKEKLRNPVARYNKMSFEELQNTIPNLDWNRWSKTAMLEGIDNVIVGQPDYFAAVNDMLKEISIDDWKTYYQWHLISDSASFLNKALAEENFRFFQGVLSGVEEQEPRWKRGVNVINGSLGEVVGKIYVEKHFKPEAKERMKELVENLRTAYAQGIKELEWMGEDTKEQALDKLAKFTPKVGYPDKWKDYSKLEIKADDLLGNMKRATMVEIKRNREKLGQPIDRTEWFMTPQTVNAYYNPVMNEIVFPAAILQPPFFNLEADDAVNYGGIGAVIGHEMGHGFDDSGSQYDGDGKLRNWWTEEDLAEFTKRTDKLVAQYNDFTVLDGVHVNGEFTQGENIGDLGGLTIAYKAYQLSKDGKPAPVIDGMTGDQRVFYGWAQVWRRKYRDEELRKRIDTDPHSPSEFRANGTVMNMPEYHEAFDVKPGDDMYLEPEDRVKIW, encoded by the coding sequence ATGAAAAAACTACTCATTAGCTCCGTTTGTTTAGCTGTGTTAGCGGCTTGTAATTCCGGTACGGAAGAACAAAAAGCGAACCAAGAAGCAGCTAAGCAGGAGGTTACCGAGCAAACCTCAACTACCACTACTCAAGCAGAACAAGAACTCGTATCAGGTATCGATAAACAACATTTTGACCATTCAGTTCGCCCACAAGATGACTTATTCCTGCATGTGAACGGTAAATGGCTAAAAGAATTTGAAATCCCTGCGGACAAATCAAACTATGGCGCATTCACCATGTTGGCTGAACAGGCTCGCGAAGATGTTCAAGCAATCATTGAAGATGCAGCCAACAGCAACGCTGAAAAAGGCTCTGATGCACAAAAAGTCGGTGACTTATATCAAAGCTACATGAATGAAGAGCTTTTAGAAGAGCTCGGCACTAAGCCTCTTCAACCAGAACTAGATAAAATTGCTGCTATTAAAGATCTGTCTGATCTTTCAGAGTATATCGCGTATGCACAAATGGTTAGCGAAGCGCCGTTCAGTACTTACGTTTATATTGATGCTCGTCAGCCAGATACTTATATCACGCAAATGAGTCAAAACGGTTTAGGGTTACCTAGCCGCGACTTCTATCTAAAAGACGACGAGAAAAGCGAAGAAATTCGCCAGAAATATGTTGAGCATGTAGCCAAAATGTTCGATCTTGCTGGTGTTGAAAATGGCGAAGAAAAAGCCAAGGCAGTAATGGCCATTGAAATGCAAATTGCTGAAAAGCATTGGCCAAAAGAAAAGCTGCGTAACCCAGTTGCTCGTTACAACAAAATGAGCTTCGAAGAATTGCAAAATACTATTCCAAACCTTGACTGGAATCGCTGGAGCAAGACTGCAATGCTGGAAGGCATTGATAACGTTATCGTTGGTCAGCCCGACTACTTTGCCGCGGTAAACGATATGCTCAAAGAGATTTCAATTGATGATTGGAAAACTTACTATCAATGGCATCTTATTAGCGATTCAGCGTCATTCTTGAATAAAGCTCTAGCAGAAGAAAACTTCCGTTTTTTCCAGGGCGTTTTAAGTGGTGTTGAAGAGCAAGAGCCTCGTTGGAAGCGCGGTGTCAATGTGATTAACGGCTCACTAGGTGAAGTTGTTGGTAAAATCTATGTTGAAAAGCACTTCAAACCAGAAGCTAAAGAGCGCATGAAAGAACTGGTTGAAAATCTTCGTACAGCTTATGCCCAAGGTATCAAAGAGCTAGAGTGGATGGGTGAAGACACCAAAGAACAGGCACTTGATAAACTGGCTAAGTTTACTCCAAAAGTTGGCTACCCTGATAAGTGGAAAGATTATTCTAAGCTTGAAATTAAAGCGGATGATTTATTAGGCAATATGAAACGCGCCACCATGGTTGAAATCAAACGTAACCGTGAGAAGTTAGGTCAGCCAATCGACCGTACAGAATGGTTCATGACACCACAAACGGTTAATGCTTATTACAACCCTGTGATGAATGAAATCGTATTCCCAGCGGCCATTTTGCAACCTCCATTCTTCAATCTTGAAGCAGACGATGCAGTGAACTATGGCGGTATTGGTGCGGTAATTGGCCATGAAATGGGCCACGGTTTCGATGATTCAGGTTCACAATATGACGGTGACGGTAAACTTCGTAACTGGTGGACTGAAGAAGATTTGGCTGAATTCACCAAGCGTACTGACAAACTTGTTGCTCAATACAACGACTTCACAGTACTTGACGGAGTACATGTTAATGGTGAATTCACTCAAGGTGAAAACATCGGTGACCTTGGCGGCCTAACTATTGCCTATAAAGCCTATCAGCTTTCTAAAGACGGCAAACCAGCTCCAGTGATTGACGGCATGACCGGTGACCAACGTGTGTTCTACGGTTGGGCACAAGTATGGCGTCGTAAGTATCGTGACGAAGAGCTACGCAAGCGTATTGATACCGACCCACACTCGCCTAGCGAGTTCCGTGCTAACGGTACCGTTATGAATATGCCTGAGTACCATGAAGCATTTGACGTAAAACCTGGTGATGATATGTATTTAGAGCCAGAAGATCGTGTAAAAATTTGGTAA
- the lpdA gene encoding dihydrolipoyl dehydrogenase, translating into MSNLHAQVVVLGSGPGGYNAAFRAADLGMDVILIEKYSVLGGVCLNVGCIPSKALLHTAKVIDEAEEVSAHGVNFGKPKFDIDKIREYKDGVVKQLTGGLAGMAKGRKVKVVEGYGKFTGANEIEVENDGKKQKVTFDNAIIAAGSRVVQLPFLPEDDRIVDSTGALELRQVPKHMLVIGGGIIGLEMATVYRALGAKITVVEMADQLVPAADKDVVKVLEKYVSAKYENILLETSVTKVEAKKDGLYVTFEGKNAPEKPQKFDMILSAVGRRPNGDLIDADKAGVKVSDRGFIEVDKQMRTNVPHIYAIGDIVGQPMLAHKASAESHVAAEVIAGKKHYFDPLTIPSVAYTDPELAWVGLTEKEAKEQGIDYGVGKFPWAASGRAIGVNRKEGFTKLLFDKKNNRVIGGAIVGVNAGELIAEVGLAIEMGCDAEDIGLTIHAHPTLSESVSFAAEVYEGVCTDLPAQRKKK; encoded by the coding sequence ATGAGTAATTTACACGCTCAAGTCGTTGTTTTAGGTAGTGGCCCAGGCGGCTACAACGCTGCTTTCCGTGCTGCTGATTTAGGCATGGACGTTATTTTGATTGAAAAATATTCTGTGTTGGGTGGTGTTTGCTTAAATGTAGGTTGTATTCCTTCTAAAGCATTACTTCATACCGCTAAAGTAATCGATGAGGCTGAAGAAGTTTCAGCTCACGGTGTGAACTTTGGCAAGCCTAAGTTTGATATCGACAAAATTCGCGAATACAAAGATGGCGTAGTTAAGCAGTTGACTGGCGGCCTTGCGGGTATGGCGAAAGGTCGTAAAGTTAAAGTTGTTGAAGGTTACGGTAAATTTACCGGTGCTAACGAAATTGAAGTTGAGAATGACGGTAAAAAGCAAAAAGTCACTTTCGACAATGCGATTATCGCAGCTGGCTCGCGTGTTGTTCAACTACCTTTCCTTCCAGAAGATGACCGTATTGTTGACTCAACCGGTGCTCTAGAACTGCGTCAGGTTCCAAAGCATATGTTGGTGATCGGTGGCGGTATTATTGGTCTGGAAATGGCCACTGTCTATCGTGCACTGGGTGCAAAAATTACTGTAGTAGAAATGGCTGACCAGCTAGTTCCAGCAGCTGACAAAGACGTCGTTAAAGTCTTGGAAAAATACGTTTCTGCTAAATATGAAAATATCCTGCTTGAAACCAGCGTGACTAAAGTTGAAGCCAAAAAAGATGGCTTGTATGTCACCTTTGAAGGTAAAAACGCTCCTGAAAAGCCACAAAAATTCGATATGATTTTATCAGCAGTAGGTCGTCGTCCTAACGGTGACTTAATTGATGCTGATAAAGCTGGTGTAAAAGTTAGCGATCGTGGCTTCATCGAAGTCGACAAGCAAATGCGTACCAATGTACCTCACATCTACGCAATTGGTGACATCGTTGGTCAACCGATGTTGGCTCACAAAGCCTCCGCAGAATCACACGTTGCCGCTGAAGTGATTGCTGGCAAGAAACATTATTTCGACCCACTAACTATTCCATCAGTAGCTTATACCGATCCTGAATTGGCATGGGTAGGTCTAACTGAGAAAGAAGCCAAAGAACAAGGCATCGACTATGGCGTGGGTAAATTCCCATGGGCAGCTTCAGGTCGCGCCATCGGCGTAAACCGTAAAGAAGGTTTCACCAAGTTATTATTCGACAAGAAAAACAATCGTGTCATCGGTGGTGCTATTGTTGGTGTTAACGCCGGTGAGCTTATCGCAGAAGTTGGTTTGGCCATTGAAATGGGTTGTGATGCAGAAGATATCGGTTTAACGATTCATGCACACCCAACGCTTTCTGAGTCAGTGAGTTTTGCGGCTGAAGTTTATGAAGGTGTGTGTACTGATCTTCCTGCTCAGCGCAAGAAGAAATAA
- a CDS encoding acyl-CoA thioesterase has protein sequence MSDTQALTEFKQQFPVLLPITVAWGEMDAFQHVNNVSYIRYFESARIAYLEALGQEAKITSNTVGPILADIYTRYRRPVVYPDTLIVGTRISELEEFGFTMEYQAFSEQQQTVTTLGKSRIVMIDYSSNQKVALKDCVLDEILKLQPELGS, from the coding sequence ATGTCTGATACTCAAGCGTTAACTGAATTTAAACAACAATTTCCCGTACTATTGCCGATTACCGTAGCCTGGGGCGAAATGGATGCTTTCCAGCACGTCAACAATGTTAGCTACATACGCTATTTTGAAAGTGCCCGTATCGCATACCTGGAAGCTTTAGGCCAGGAAGCCAAAATCACCAGCAATACCGTTGGTCCAATATTGGCAGATATCTATACGCGCTACCGCCGTCCGGTGGTTTACCCTGATACATTAATCGTCGGCACTCGTATATCCGAGTTGGAAGAGTTCGGTTTTACCATGGAATATCAAGCATTTAGCGAACAGCAGCAAACCGTTACTACACTCGGTAAAAGCCGCATAGTGATGATAGATTACAGTAGCAACCAGAAAGTCGCCCTTAAAGACTGCGTTTTGGACGAGATCTTGAAATTACAGCCTGAACTTGGGTCATAA
- a CDS encoding DMT family transporter — translation MHTVSGRWQLGLLLSLTTALLWGLLPIALKTLLDQMDAVTVTWYRFFSAAAILFIFLIYKRKSPNFKLIKGNVLWLMVIAVIGLCLNYVFYLFGVNLITPSSAQVMIQTAPMFMLLGGLLIFKESFNKQQWLGFACFVIGLILFFNLRFQEIFEQITGDYAVGLGWMFLAAIVWAAYALAQKQLLNNYRSDQVMFMIYLACIPLLSPWSSPGQALELDTAGWWLLIFCCLNTLIAYGAFAEALAHWEASRVSAILAITPLVTIASMKVLEYFYPDTLLSEPINLFSIAGALLVVIGSMITALSGRKAVAPIAE, via the coding sequence ATGCATACAGTATCCGGTCGTTGGCAACTAGGCTTATTATTATCTTTAACTACCGCCCTGCTTTGGGGTCTGTTGCCTATAGCATTAAAAACTTTACTCGACCAGATGGATGCGGTCACCGTGACCTGGTATCGCTTTTTCAGCGCTGCCGCGATTCTTTTTATCTTCCTGATCTACAAAAGAAAATCACCCAATTTCAAGTTAATCAAAGGTAATGTCTTATGGCTGATGGTAATTGCGGTAATCGGTTTATGCCTCAATTACGTGTTCTACCTTTTTGGGGTCAACCTGATCACACCCAGTAGTGCGCAAGTTATGATTCAGACCGCGCCCATGTTTATGCTATTAGGCGGGTTATTGATTTTTAAAGAATCTTTTAACAAACAACAATGGCTTGGTTTTGCCTGTTTTGTGATTGGCCTGATTTTGTTTTTTAACCTGCGTTTTCAAGAAATATTTGAACAAATAACCGGCGACTATGCGGTTGGATTAGGCTGGATGTTTTTAGCCGCGATTGTCTGGGCCGCCTATGCCTTAGCCCAGAAGCAACTCCTCAATAACTATCGCTCTGACCAGGTTATGTTCATGATATATCTGGCCTGTATTCCTTTATTAAGCCCTTGGTCATCACCGGGACAGGCACTAGAACTTGATACGGCTGGCTGGTGGCTTCTTATTTTCTGTTGTTTAAATACCTTGATTGCCTACGGTGCTTTTGCCGAAGCACTGGCGCACTGGGAAGCCTCGCGCGTTAGTGCAATTTTGGCAATCACACCACTGGTTACCATCGCCAGCATGAAAGTCCTCGAATACTTTTATCCAGATACACTATTGTCTGAACCAATCAACTTGTTCAGTATTGCGGGGGCTTTATTAGTTGTCATCGGCTCAATGATTACCGCCCTATCCGGCAGAAAAGCCGTGGCACCGATCGCGGAATAA
- a CDS encoding PQQ-dependent sugar dehydrogenase, whose amino-acid sequence MTKFIPALSSIVMLSLSVLSTEAAEVPEGFKIELFAENVDGARQMALSDTGIVYTGSRKPGKVHAMIDKDNDFKVDEVVLVADGLYMPSGVAYKDGDLYVAEVDKILRFKDIDKNYNKKPEPEVVFDQLPDESHHGWKYIKFGPDGHLYIPIGVPCNICNEKDERFGTIGRLNIETKEFELIATGVRNSVGFDWHPETKELWFTDNGRDWMGDDLPPCELNRVTEKGQFFGFPYVHGNDVIDPEFGDELGEREYRKPEWEYQAHVAPLGMMFYTGDMFPSEYKNTPLVTLHGSWNRSTKVGYKVVNMPLEANRVLSEDDFVTGWLKGDEVLGRPNDIIMLTDGSILVSDDGFSKVYRVSYQKGK is encoded by the coding sequence ATGACCAAGTTTATTCCTGCTCTGTCGAGCATTGTTATGCTGTCATTGTCAGTCTTGAGTACAGAGGCCGCAGAAGTTCCTGAAGGATTCAAAATTGAACTATTTGCTGAAAATGTCGATGGTGCGCGGCAGATGGCTTTGTCTGATACAGGCATTGTTTATACTGGCTCTAGAAAGCCAGGCAAAGTCCACGCCATGATTGATAAGGATAATGACTTCAAAGTGGATGAAGTGGTGTTAGTGGCTGATGGTTTGTATATGCCCAGCGGGGTCGCGTACAAAGATGGTGATTTGTATGTGGCGGAAGTGGATAAGATTTTACGCTTCAAAGACATAGACAAAAATTATAATAAAAAGCCCGAGCCGGAAGTGGTTTTTGATCAGCTACCAGATGAAAGTCACCACGGCTGGAAATATATAAAATTCGGCCCTGATGGCCACCTGTACATTCCAATCGGTGTACCGTGCAATATTTGCAATGAAAAAGATGAGCGCTTTGGTACCATTGGTCGCCTCAATATTGAAACTAAAGAGTTTGAGTTGATCGCAACTGGCGTACGCAATAGTGTTGGTTTCGATTGGCACCCTGAAACCAAAGAACTGTGGTTTACCGATAATGGTCGTGATTGGATGGGTGACGATTTACCACCCTGTGAACTCAATCGTGTCACAGAAAAAGGGCAGTTTTTTGGCTTCCCCTATGTGCATGGTAACGATGTTATTGATCCCGAGTTTGGTGACGAATTAGGTGAGCGCGAATACCGAAAACCTGAATGGGAATATCAGGCGCATGTGGCCCCTCTAGGGATGATGTTTTACACTGGTGATATGTTCCCTTCAGAATATAAAAATACACCCTTAGTAACCCTGCACGGGTCATGGAATCGCAGTACGAAAGTGGGCTACAAAGTAGTGAATATGCCACTCGAAGCTAATCGGGTTTTATCCGAAGATGATTTTGTTACAGGCTGGTTAAAAGGTGATGAAGTTTTGGGTCGTCCTAATGACATCATAATGCTGACCGATGGTTCGATCCTTGTTTCTGATGATGGCTTCAGCAAAGTGTATCGAGTGTCCTATCAGAAGGGTAAATGA
- a CDS encoding S9 family peptidase: MKSNNLIPLFSVISLMAGTFLTMHTAQATSKDLELTVERIYADPSLDGPEVSSVKLSPDGKRVTFLKGKVEEQERLDLWEYNLADGESRLLVDSNDLSPGEEQLSDEEKARRERMRLFAKGIIDYYWGDDSQTLLFPLAGDIFVYDLNKAPKKATKQLTDTEAYETDIKLSPDGRFVSFIRDQDIFKVEIATGKETQLTFDGEGTIKNGMAEFVAQEEMGRLTGYWWSPDSKKIAYLQIDESPVNIEKRYEINAEDFTVFEQRYPSTGTDNVLIKLAVLNLETSKTQWIDTGKETDIYLPRVNWLSDSSQVSYQWQTRDQQTLELRFADISNGQSKTILTETSDTWINLTKDLMFLKDQAAFVWTSERSGFRHLYLYDLKGNLIHQLTDGDWVIDKIYGVDEEQGVVYFDANKESPLQQDLYSVALSGDSSAKKITEKSGVHEVSFAKNMKIFVDYFSSVSQPKQVSLRNADGSLITWLEENKLDKNHPYYHYYQKASKPEFGTIKAEDGQEMYYRLYKPVPFDSSKKYPVIVDVYGGPHAQRVRNQWGARNTYWHHLMASKGYIIFSLDNRGSWNRGKKFEDPIYKELGDVEVKDQVAGVEFLKSLPYVDGDKIGMFGWSYGGYMTIMSMFKQPDIFKVGVSVAPVTDWYLYDTHYTERYLGHPDSNKDGYEASNVFPYLEGLKGDLMIIHGMADDNVLFTNSTKLFKALQDANKPFDMMNYPGSKHSIWGQKVRTHVFNTIGNYFDENLK, encoded by the coding sequence ATGAAAAGTAATAATTTAATACCTTTATTTTCAGTGATTTCATTGATGGCAGGAACCTTTCTTACTATGCATACAGCGCAAGCAACCAGCAAAGATTTAGAATTAACCGTTGAGCGGATTTATGCCGATCCTTCTCTGGATGGCCCTGAAGTCAGCTCCGTTAAACTATCTCCAGATGGCAAGCGAGTCACTTTCCTCAAGGGCAAAGTAGAGGAACAGGAGCGTTTAGACTTGTGGGAATACAACCTTGCCGATGGCGAGTCCCGCCTGTTAGTTGATTCCAATGACTTGAGTCCTGGCGAAGAGCAGCTGTCGGACGAAGAGAAAGCGCGCCGTGAGCGTATGCGTTTATTCGCAAAGGGGATCATAGATTATTACTGGGGCGATGATAGCCAGACATTACTGTTTCCTCTGGCGGGCGATATCTTTGTTTATGACTTGAACAAAGCCCCTAAAAAGGCCACCAAACAGCTTACTGATACGGAAGCCTACGAGACCGATATTAAATTGTCACCCGACGGTAGGTTTGTCTCCTTTATTCGTGATCAGGACATCTTTAAGGTTGAGATAGCGACTGGGAAGGAAACCCAGCTGACCTTTGATGGTGAAGGCACTATCAAAAATGGTATGGCTGAGTTCGTGGCACAGGAAGAAATGGGGCGTCTGACAGGTTATTGGTGGTCACCAGATAGTAAAAAAATTGCTTACTTACAGATTGATGAGTCACCCGTTAATATCGAGAAACGTTATGAAATCAATGCTGAGGATTTCACCGTGTTCGAGCAACGCTATCCGAGTACCGGTACTGATAATGTATTAATTAAGCTCGCCGTATTGAATCTTGAAACCAGCAAAACCCAATGGATAGATACGGGTAAAGAAACGGATATTTATCTTCCACGCGTAAACTGGTTGTCTGATTCCTCACAAGTCTCTTATCAATGGCAGACTCGTGACCAGCAGACACTTGAACTGCGTTTTGCGGATATTAGCAATGGTCAGTCTAAAACTATTCTGACCGAAACCTCTGACACCTGGATTAATCTAACCAAAGATTTAATGTTCCTGAAAGACCAGGCTGCTTTTGTCTGGACTTCGGAACGTAGCGGTTTCCGTCATTTATATTTATACGATTTGAAGGGTAACTTGATTCATCAGTTGACTGATGGTGACTGGGTTATCGACAAGATTTACGGTGTTGATGAAGAGCAGGGCGTAGTTTATTTTGATGCCAATAAAGAGAGTCCTTTGCAGCAAGACCTCTATTCAGTAGCTTTAAGCGGCGATAGTTCAGCGAAAAAAATCACTGAAAAATCTGGTGTTCACGAAGTAAGTTTTGCAAAGAACATGAAGATTTTTGTCGACTATTTTTCATCCGTATCACAGCCTAAACAGGTCAGTTTACGTAATGCCGATGGTAGTCTGATTACCTGGTTAGAAGAAAACAAACTGGATAAAAACCATCCCTATTATCACTACTATCAAAAAGCCTCGAAGCCTGAGTTTGGCACGATAAAAGCCGAAGATGGGCAGGAGATGTATTACCGCCTTTATAAGCCGGTACCTTTTGACAGCTCTAAAAAATACCCGGTGATTGTCGATGTTTATGGCGGCCCTCACGCCCAGCGCGTACGTAATCAATGGGGTGCACGAAATACTTACTGGCATCACTTGATGGCAAGTAAGGGCTATATCATTTTCTCATTGGACAACCGTGGCTCCTGGAATCGTGGTAAAAAATTCGAAGACCCTATTTATAAAGAGCTCGGTGATGTGGAAGTAAAAGACCAGGTTGCTGGTGTCGAATTTCTTAAAAGCTTACCCTATGTGGATGGTGATAAAATTGGTATGTTTGGTTGGAGCTATGGCGGCTATATGACCATCATGAGCATGTTCAAGCAGCCTGATATATTCAAAGTAGGTGTATCAGTAGCGCCTGTGACTGACTGGTATTTATATGACACTCATTATACCGAACGCTACTTAGGTCATCCTGATTCAAACAAAGACGGTTATGAAGCGAGTAATGTCTTTCCATATTTAGAGGGACTAAAAGGTGACCTCATGATTATCCATGGCATGGCTGACGATAATGTATTGTTTACCAATAGCACCAAGCTATTTAAAGCCTTACAGGATGCCAATAAGCCGTTTGATATGATGAACTACCCGGGCAGCAAGCACTCAATCTGGGGACAAAAGGTACGTACCCACGTGTTTAATACCATTGGTAATTACTTTGATGAGAACTTGAAGTAG
- the aceF gene encoding dihydrolipoyllysine-residue acetyltransferase produces MADITQVKVPDIGDASGVDVIEVLVKVGDTIELEDGLIVLETDKATMEVPSSHAGVVKSIEIKVGDKVSEGDVILSIEAAETSAEADDSAGEESEERQADETEESQDDSKQQTSPQETEEDDSSDDEEQAGEEKEEPLIIPDIGDASGVDVIEVSVQAGDSIEKDDSLIVLETEKATMEVPSPSAGTIVSMSVKAGDKVSQGDQIGVIKTVSSKPSKAKTAEQKSEQSSEPAQDSPKQPDTPKPAPVSDYPVQSPQEGKLVHASPAVRRLAREFGVDLSKVKGTGPKSRVMKEDVQSFIKFELSRPKATASSGAVGTPDLPEIDFSKFGEVEQKPLSRIQKISSVNLHRNWTMIPHVTQHEDADITELDAFRKSMKDEAAKEGVRLTPLAFIMKALVASLKAFPSFNASLANDGENLILKKYYNIGVAVDTPDGLVVPVIRDVDKKSVYELANELGEMSEKARNKKLGAADMQGGCFTISSLGGIGGTSFTPIVNWPDVAILGLSRNQMKPVWNGKEFEPRMMLPMSLSYDHRVIDGAVAARFIVHLSKMLGDIRRVIL; encoded by the coding sequence GTGGCAGATATTACACAAGTAAAAGTCCCCGATATTGGTGATGCCAGTGGGGTTGATGTTATTGAAGTATTGGTCAAGGTCGGTGACACCATCGAGCTTGAGGATGGTTTGATTGTTCTGGAAACTGATAAGGCTACTATGGAAGTGCCTTCGAGCCATGCTGGCGTGGTCAAATCCATTGAAATAAAGGTCGGTGATAAGGTTTCCGAAGGTGATGTCATCTTGTCCATTGAAGCTGCTGAAACTAGCGCAGAGGCTGATGATTCTGCAGGTGAAGAATCAGAGGAAAGACAGGCTGATGAAACTGAGGAGTCTCAAGACGACTCAAAACAGCAGACTTCTCCACAGGAGACTGAAGAGGATGATTCCTCCGATGACGAAGAACAAGCAGGCGAAGAAAAAGAAGAGCCTTTAATCATTCCCGACATTGGTGATGCCAGTGGCGTAGATGTGATTGAGGTTAGTGTTCAGGCGGGCGACAGCATCGAAAAAGACGATAGCTTGATTGTGCTTGAAACAGAAAAGGCAACCATGGAAGTGCCATCGCCGTCTGCAGGTACCATTGTCTCCATGAGCGTTAAAGCTGGTGATAAGGTGAGTCAGGGCGATCAAATTGGTGTCATTAAAACGGTTTCCAGCAAACCATCTAAAGCGAAGACAGCGGAACAGAAGTCGGAACAAAGTTCTGAACCCGCACAAGATTCACCAAAACAACCTGATACACCAAAACCAGCTCCGGTTTCTGACTACCCTGTACAGTCTCCGCAAGAAGGTAAGTTAGTACATGCTAGCCCGGCAGTGCGTCGTTTAGCACGTGAGTTCGGAGTTGACCTGAGCAAGGTAAAAGGCACTGGTCCTAAGTCGCGGGTCATGAAAGAGGATGTGCAATCCTTTATTAAGTTCGAATTGTCGCGTCCAAAAGCAACTGCAAGTTCAGGAGCTGTGGGCACTCCAGATCTTCCTGAAATCGATTTCTCGAAATTTGGTGAGGTGGAGCAAAAGCCTCTAAGCCGAATCCAGAAAATCAGCAGTGTGAATTTGCACCGTAACTGGACCATGATCCCCCATGTGACCCAGCACGAAGATGCCGACATTACCGAGCTGGATGCTTTCCGCAAAAGCATGAAAGATGAAGCAGCGAAGGAAGGCGTTCGTCTGACTCCGCTTGCTTTCATCATGAAAGCTTTGGTAGCGAGTTTGAAAGCATTTCCGAGCTTTAATGCATCACTCGCCAATGACGGTGAAAACCTGATCTTGAAGAAGTATTACAATATTGGCGTTGCCGTCGATACACCGGACGGCTTGGTAGTCCCTGTGATTCGCGATGTAGACAAAAAATCAGTCTATGAACTGGCCAATGAGCTGGGTGAAATGTCTGAGAAAGCCCGTAACAAGAAACTGGGCGCAGCCGATATGCAAGGTGGCTGTTTCACCATTTCGTCATTGGGTGGCATCGGTGGTACATCCTTTACGCCAATCGTGAACTGGCCAGATGTTGCCATTCTTGGCTTATCGCGTAATCAGATGAAACCGGTATGGAATGGCAAAGAGTTTGAGCCACGCATGATGTTGCCAATGTCGCTGTCCTATGACCACCGGGTGATTGACGGTGCGGTGGCGGCGCGCTTTATTGTTCATCTCAGTAAAATGTTAGGCGATATAAGACGAGTCATACTATAA
- the ttcA gene encoding tRNA 2-thiocytidine(32) synthetase TtcA, whose amino-acid sequence MTTADTEIPEKEAKTSFNKLQKRLRRHVGQAIADFNMIEEGDKIMVCLSGGKDSYTLLDILMGLQKSAPVSFELIAVNLDQKQPGFPEQVLPNYLKSVGVPYEIIEEDTYSVVKSIIPEGKTTCSLCSRLRRGIIYSWAEQNGITKIALGHHRDDIIETLFLNMFFGGKMKSMPPKLKSDDGKHIVIRPLAYCKEKDIAKFAKLKEFPIIPCNLCGSQENLQRKNIKMMLQDWDRKYPGRIETIFKSISNVAPSHLTDTNLFDFVSLSQESTEQDTLFDAPDIHTPDIEHDEDDETQSINIIKVG is encoded by the coding sequence ATGACCACAGCTGATACAGAGATTCCCGAGAAAGAAGCAAAAACCAGCTTTAACAAGTTACAAAAGCGTTTGCGCCGTCACGTCGGCCAGGCGATTGCCGATTTCAATATGATTGAAGAAGGCGACAAAATTATGGTTTGTCTGTCCGGCGGCAAAGACTCCTACACTTTACTTGATATTCTAATGGGCTTACAGAAAAGTGCGCCGGTGAGTTTTGAGTTAATAGCTGTAAATCTTGACCAAAAACAACCGGGCTTTCCAGAGCAAGTTTTACCTAACTACCTCAAGTCAGTTGGCGTGCCTTATGAAATCATAGAGGAAGACACCTACAGCGTTGTTAAGAGCATCATCCCTGAAGGCAAAACCACCTGCAGTTTATGTTCGCGCCTGCGTCGTGGCATTATTTATAGCTGGGCAGAACAAAACGGCATCACTAAAATTGCCCTCGGCCATCACCGCGATGACATCATTGAAACATTGTTCCTGAATATGTTCTTTGGTGGCAAGATGAAGTCCATGCCGCCAAAGCTCAAAAGTGATGATGGCAAGCATATCGTGATTCGTCCGCTGGCTTACTGCAAAGAGAAAGATATTGCCAAGTTTGCCAAACTCAAAGAGTTCCCAATCATTCCTTGTAACCTATGTGGTTCTCAGGAAAACCTGCAACGCAAAAACATTAAAATGATGTTACAGGACTGGGATCGCAAATACCCTGGACGGATTGAAACCATCTTCAAATCGATCAGTAATGTAGCCCCATCCCATCTGACCGACACCAACTTATTCGACTTTGTCAGCTTAAGTCAGGAGTCAACGGAGCAAGATACACTATTCGATGCGCCCGATATTCATACTCCTGATATTGAGCATGACGAAGATGATGAAACCCAAAGCATTAACATTATTAAGGTAGGCTAA